The Micromonospora sp. WMMD961 genome has a segment encoding these proteins:
- a CDS encoding sensor histidine kinase — protein MADVRDRVRTLVDALEHLVGGLGTATLALGALLWAAIVAVTCVGGVGLLAAPGALRAVRSVADRERARLSRWDEPIPTPGPVPAGLRTATRDPFVRRELGWVALYSLIGLVTGLVGLTLPLSAVQYVTFPLWYGLLPADAGAPGIVWWRIDGLSEALAVGLLGVGWLAAALWLGPVLARLQAWPSRLLLSPPPGVDLSLRVAELTATRAAALDAHAVELRRIERSLHDGTQNRLVAVNVLLGAARRAARRNPDRADEILGQAQDAAEQALAELRTVVRGILPPVLDDRGLAGALAGLAGSCVVPCRLEVDVAVRCAASVEATAYFVVAEALTNVVRHSGASQVDVAVRRERGRLLVCIEDDGHGDADEARGSGLAGIRRRVEAYDGRMTLTSPPGGPTRMDVELPCGS, from the coding sequence ATGGCGGACGTGCGGGACCGGGTTCGCACCTTGGTCGACGCCCTGGAGCACCTCGTCGGAGGGCTGGGCACCGCCACGTTGGCGCTGGGCGCGCTGCTCTGGGCGGCGATCGTGGCGGTGACCTGCGTGGGCGGGGTGGGGCTGCTGGCGGCGCCCGGTGCGTTGCGGGCGGTGCGCTCGGTGGCCGACCGCGAGCGGGCCCGGCTGTCCCGCTGGGATGAGCCGATCCCCACGCCGGGGCCGGTGCCGGCCGGGTTGCGGACGGCGACCCGTGATCCTTTCGTGCGCCGGGAGCTCGGCTGGGTCGCGCTGTACTCGCTCATCGGCCTGGTGACCGGGCTGGTCGGCCTCACGCTGCCACTCTCTGCCGTGCAGTACGTCACGTTCCCGCTGTGGTACGGGCTGCTCCCTGCCGACGCCGGAGCGCCGGGGATCGTCTGGTGGCGCATCGACGGTTTGTCCGAGGCACTCGCGGTCGGGTTGCTCGGGGTGGGCTGGCTGGCCGCCGCGCTCTGGCTCGGCCCGGTCCTGGCCCGTCTCCAGGCATGGCCGAGCCGGCTGCTGCTGTCTCCGCCGCCGGGCGTCGACCTGTCGCTGCGGGTGGCCGAGCTGACCGCCACCCGCGCCGCGGCGCTGGACGCCCACGCGGTCGAGCTGCGCCGGATCGAGCGTTCGTTGCACGACGGCACCCAGAACCGGTTGGTCGCGGTCAACGTGTTGCTGGGTGCCGCGCGGCGGGCCGCGCGCCGCAATCCGGACCGCGCCGACGAGATCCTCGGGCAGGCGCAGGACGCTGCGGAACAGGCGCTCGCCGAGCTGCGTACGGTGGTGCGCGGGATCCTGCCACCGGTGCTGGACGACCGGGGTCTCGCCGGCGCACTGGCGGGCCTGGCCGGCAGTTGTGTGGTGCCCTGCCGGCTTGAGGTGGACGTGGCGGTGCGGTGCGCGGCCTCGGTCGAGGCCACCGCGTACTTCGTGGTGGCCGAGGCGCTGACCAACGTCGTCCGGCACAGTGGTGCGAGCCAGGTGGACGTGGCCGTGCGCCGCGAACGCGGCCGGCTGCTGGTGTGCATCGAGGACGACGGGCACGGTGACGCGGACGAGGCACGTGGCTCAGGGCTCGCCGGTATCCGCCGGCGGGTCGAGGCGTACGACGGCCGGATGACGCTGACGAGCCCACCGGGAGGGCCGACGAGGATGGACGTGGAGCTGCCGTGCGGATCGTGA
- a CDS encoding TetR/AcrR family transcriptional regulator C-terminal domain-containing protein yields the protein MRARFTLVDIQQHALAIVDRDGLAGLTMRSLAASLQTGAMTLYNYVDSREALEELVVDAVSALVEIPEPTDDWMADTRAVATALWRTFRAHPAVIPLVLTRRTSSRASLAPAEALAAALARGGMDGVDLFVAFRTVSAFVMGIAQNELAGRLSREKDADSAAQRVAVLAPDALPTLSKLAPVGAAFTGQEFERGLTVVLNGLVHTPRPFDSSAQASGLS from the coding sequence ATGAGAGCCCGTTTCACCCTCGTGGACATCCAGCAACATGCGCTGGCGATCGTCGACCGGGACGGTCTGGCCGGACTCACCATGCGCTCTCTCGCGGCGTCCCTGCAGACGGGGGCCATGACCCTGTACAACTACGTCGACAGCCGCGAAGCCCTCGAGGAACTCGTGGTCGACGCCGTCTCCGCGCTCGTCGAGATACCAGAGCCGACCGACGACTGGATGGCCGACACACGGGCAGTGGCTACGGCCCTATGGCGAACGTTCCGTGCGCATCCCGCGGTGATCCCGCTCGTACTCACGCGCCGCACCTCCTCCCGCGCCAGCCTCGCCCCAGCCGAGGCGCTTGCGGCAGCGCTGGCACGCGGAGGCATGGACGGCGTCGACCTGTTCGTCGCATTCCGCACCGTCTCGGCCTTCGTGATGGGTATCGCGCAGAACGAGCTAGCCGGCCGACTGTCGCGCGAGAAGGATGCCGACTCCGCCGCCCAACGTGTCGCAGTGCTCGCACCCGACGCACTCCCGACCCTGTCGAAGTTGGCCCCGGTCGGTGCCGCGTTCACCGGCCAGGAATTCGAGCGAGGATTGACCGTTGTGCTCAACGGCCTCGTACACACACCCCGTCCGTTCGATTCCAGCGCCCAGGCGTCTGGACTTTCGTGA
- a CDS encoding maleylpyruvate isomerase family mycothiol-dependent enzyme, protein MTITNPRGLPSQTGRRGQTGFRDLVRHQDDAFVAFARTLTDEEWERPSLCAGWTNKDVLAHLVLGLRLPPPRLLLAMARRHWSFDAANDALSRAYASECTAHELIDALDRARARPKGIGRLLPAPLMLGDHAVHHLDIALALGRSGVLSPQVTDAVLAVETRVPNPFIPAAARARGIAFRTTDTNWWRSSGQPLEVLGTAENIISVLAGRPHAIPDLTGSGVATLTSRL, encoded by the coding sequence GTGACGATCACGAACCCGAGGGGCCTGCCGTCCCAAACCGGCCGCAGGGGCCAAACCGGCTTCCGCGACCTCGTTCGACACCAGGACGACGCGTTCGTCGCTTTCGCCCGCACCCTGACCGACGAAGAGTGGGAGCGACCCAGCCTCTGTGCGGGCTGGACGAACAAGGATGTGCTCGCGCACCTCGTGCTCGGCCTGCGCCTACCGCCGCCCCGACTGCTGCTCGCGATGGCGCGGCGGCACTGGTCGTTCGACGCGGCAAACGACGCCCTCAGTCGCGCGTACGCCAGCGAGTGCACCGCTCATGAGTTGATCGACGCGCTCGACCGCGCCCGGGCGCGCCCGAAAGGTATCGGACGCCTACTGCCGGCACCGCTGATGCTCGGTGACCACGCCGTCCACCACCTCGATATCGCGCTCGCGCTCGGCCGGTCCGGCGTCCTGTCGCCGCAGGTGACCGACGCGGTCCTCGCCGTCGAGACGCGCGTGCCCAACCCGTTCATCCCGGCGGCCGCGCGAGCCCGGGGCATCGCGTTCCGCACCACCGACACCAACTGGTGGCGTTCGTCGGGGCAACCCCTCGAAGTGCTCGGCACCGCCGAGAACATCATCTCCGTCCTCGCCGGCCGACCCCACGCCATCCCCGACCTGACCGGCAGCGGCGTCGCCACCCTGACAAGCCGACTCTGA
- a CDS encoding ABC transporter ATP-binding protein → MPDYPGQTIEPAVRVEHLTRVYDAGRNPVTALAGVDVGFDRGTFTAVMGPSGSGKSTLLQTAAGLDRPTSGRVVIGGTDLSGLSETRLTELRRTRIGFVFQAFNLIGALTVEENIVLPLRLAGVRPDRAWLTQVVERVGLTDRLHHRPAALSGGQQQRVAIARALATRPEVIFSDEPTGALDSRTAAEVLTLLRAVVDEHGLTVVMVTHDPIAASYADRVLVLADGAIVADLPQLGAAGIAEHLASLDRRVVR, encoded by the coding sequence ATGCCGGATTATCCGGGACAGACCATCGAACCGGCGGTACGCGTCGAACACCTCACCCGCGTGTACGACGCCGGCCGTAACCCGGTGACTGCGCTTGCGGGCGTCGACGTCGGCTTCGACCGGGGCACCTTCACCGCGGTGATGGGGCCCTCGGGCTCCGGCAAGAGCACACTGCTGCAGACCGCGGCCGGGCTCGACCGGCCCACCTCCGGTCGGGTGGTCATCGGAGGCACCGACCTGTCCGGGCTGTCCGAGACCCGCCTGACCGAGCTGCGTCGTACCCGGATCGGGTTCGTCTTCCAGGCGTTCAACCTGATCGGCGCGCTCACCGTCGAGGAGAACATCGTGCTGCCCCTGCGCCTGGCCGGCGTTCGTCCGGACCGGGCCTGGCTGACCCAGGTGGTCGAGCGGGTCGGCCTCACCGACCGACTGCACCACCGGCCGGCCGCGCTCTCCGGCGGCCAGCAGCAGCGGGTGGCGATCGCCCGGGCGCTGGCCACCCGCCCCGAGGTGATCTTCTCGGACGAGCCCACCGGCGCCCTCGACTCGCGGACCGCGGCGGAGGTGCTGACGCTGCTTCGCGCGGTCGTGGACGAACACGGGCTGACCGTGGTGATGGTGACCCACGATCCGATCGCCGCGTCGTACGCGGACCGTGTGCTCGTGTTGGCCGACGGTGCGATCGTCGCCGACCTTCCGCAGCTCGGCGCCGCCGGTATCGCCGAGCACCTGGCATCGCTGGATCGGCGGGTCGTCCGATGA
- a CDS encoding FtsX-like permease family protein: MIGLAARLLRHRAGPAAATLLALMAGVLILVAMGTLVESGLRFRPEPRLWATADVVVANRTVSHTFREFGGDTTTSTVTLPEGGTVDAALVDRIRRVPGVAAVTGDEGVLIGSPAAVGHGWDTYAFTGRPIAAGAAPRADDEVLVDTRFGVAPGERIELVVGGVGRSYRVSGAAEIGSAAVFFTDAQAARLSAHPGRVDAIGVRMVPGADLGAVREIASAAGATTYGGKERGNVEQSENQAAQTLLIEVGSVFGGYVVLLIVFVVAGIIGLSVRHRRRDLALLRAVAATPGQVRRMLVAEAALLALIGSAIGGPAGLLAARWLHGELVGRGFVPASFPMADGLFAVPAAVGTAVLVAVLAALVAARRITGIKPIEALGEIAVEPRRSGRVRLIAGVVTLVAAGASASFTLGAAGSTGALAGAVGMLYLFVIAVALLAPRINAYAARLLTPLLPRMWRVSGYLAAANLRANAQGMATVLTALVLSVGFGDSVWFLQTNLERQTTTQSSAGTLAERVLVAPGGLPADAAREIRELAGVRAATGVHRTQVVVRALGGIEPVSAQSVDPAGITSTMDLAVREGNLADLRAGTVALSAMQASSSGWDVGDQAELWLGDGTPVTLDVIAIYGRGLGFGDVTLAAETVAGHTAGNTDDEILVSAGPEADTALAAWTAGHPGSQVLDAATRTRLISTDLAFGAWLNRLLIGVMVGYAALAAATTMVLAALARRRELALLQLVGVTRRQIRWMVHAEQAGLLGTAVLIGATIAALTLSAVVNGLTGSPIPYVPPLGWAAVLGGTTLLALTTTVWPVRRLLGAPPIDNIGVKE; the protein is encoded by the coding sequence ATGATCGGCCTCGCCGCCCGCCTGCTGCGGCACCGCGCCGGCCCGGCCGCCGCGACCCTGCTGGCCCTGATGGCCGGCGTGCTGATCCTGGTAGCGATGGGCACGCTCGTCGAGTCCGGGCTGCGTTTCCGCCCGGAGCCACGGCTCTGGGCCACGGCCGACGTGGTCGTCGCCAACCGCACGGTCAGCCACACGTTCAGGGAGTTCGGCGGCGACACCACCACGAGCACCGTCACGCTGCCCGAGGGCGGCACTGTGGACGCGGCCCTGGTGGACCGGATCCGCCGGGTGCCGGGCGTCGCGGCCGTCACCGGCGACGAAGGGGTGCTGATCGGCTCACCCGCTGCCGTGGGACATGGCTGGGACACGTACGCCTTCACCGGTCGTCCCATCGCCGCGGGTGCCGCGCCACGCGCCGACGACGAGGTGTTGGTCGACACCCGTTTCGGCGTGGCACCCGGCGAGCGCATCGAGCTGGTCGTCGGCGGGGTCGGGCGGTCGTACCGGGTGAGCGGAGCCGCCGAGATCGGTTCGGCGGCGGTGTTCTTCACCGACGCGCAGGCCGCCCGGTTGTCCGCCCACCCGGGTCGGGTGGATGCGATCGGCGTGCGGATGGTGCCCGGCGCCGACCTCGGCGCGGTACGCGAGATCGCGTCGGCGGCCGGCGCCACGACGTACGGCGGGAAAGAACGCGGGAACGTCGAGCAGTCGGAGAACCAGGCCGCCCAGACGTTGCTGATCGAGGTCGGATCGGTCTTCGGGGGGTACGTCGTCCTGCTGATCGTCTTCGTGGTGGCCGGCATCATCGGGTTGTCCGTCCGGCACCGTCGACGTGACCTGGCGTTACTACGCGCGGTCGCGGCCACGCCGGGGCAGGTGCGTCGCATGCTGGTCGCCGAGGCCGCGCTGCTCGCCCTGATCGGCTCTGCGATCGGCGGCCCGGCCGGCCTGCTGGCGGCCCGCTGGTTGCACGGCGAGCTGGTCGGGCGGGGGTTCGTGCCGGCCAGCTTCCCGATGGCCGACGGCCTGTTCGCGGTGCCGGCCGCGGTCGGTACGGCGGTCCTCGTGGCGGTGCTCGCCGCGTTGGTCGCCGCACGCCGGATCACCGGGATCAAGCCGATCGAGGCGCTCGGCGAGATCGCTGTCGAGCCTCGGCGTAGCGGCCGGGTGCGGCTGATCGCCGGCGTGGTGACGCTGGTGGCGGCCGGCGCCTCCGCGTCGTTCACGCTCGGTGCCGCCGGGTCGACCGGGGCACTGGCCGGCGCGGTCGGCATGCTGTACCTGTTCGTCATCGCGGTGGCGCTGCTCGCACCCAGGATCAACGCGTACGCGGCACGCCTGCTCACACCGCTGTTGCCGCGGATGTGGCGGGTCAGCGGCTACCTGGCTGCGGCCAATCTGCGGGCCAACGCGCAGGGCATGGCGACAGTCCTGACCGCCCTCGTGCTGTCCGTGGGGTTCGGCGACTCGGTCTGGTTCCTGCAGACGAACCTGGAACGGCAGACCACCACGCAGAGCAGCGCGGGAACCCTCGCCGAGCGGGTGCTTGTCGCTCCGGGTGGGCTGCCGGCGGACGCGGCGCGGGAGATCCGGGAGTTGGCCGGGGTGCGGGCGGCCACTGGTGTGCACCGTACGCAGGTGGTGGTGCGGGCGCTCGGCGGAATCGAGCCGGTCAGCGCGCAGTCGGTCGACCCGGCGGGCATCACGTCGACGATGGACCTCGCGGTGCGCGAGGGCAACCTGGCCGACCTGCGGGCGGGCACGGTCGCACTGTCTGCGATGCAGGCGTCCTCGTCCGGCTGGGACGTCGGCGATCAGGCGGAGCTCTGGCTGGGCGACGGCACCCCGGTCACGTTGGACGTCATCGCGATCTACGGCCGTGGCCTCGGCTTCGGCGACGTCACACTGGCCGCCGAGACGGTCGCCGGGCACACGGCCGGGAATACCGACGACGAGATCCTGGTCAGCGCCGGCCCGGAGGCCGACACCGCGTTGGCCGCCTGGACGGCTGGGCATCCGGGCAGCCAGGTCCTCGACGCGGCCACCCGTACGCGCCTGATCAGCACCGATCTGGCGTTCGGCGCCTGGCTGAACCGGCTGCTCATCGGCGTGATGGTGGGGTACGCGGCGCTGGCGGCGGCCACCACGATGGTGCTGGCCGCGCTGGCTCGCCGCCGCGAGTTGGCGTTGCTCCAACTGGTCGGGGTCACCCGCCGTCAGATTCGCTGGATGGTCCACGCCGAACAGGCCGGGCTGCTCGGCACCGCGGTGCTGATCGGCGCGACCATCGCGGCGCTGACCCTGAGCGCGGTCGTCAACGGACTGACCGGCAGCCCGATCCCGTACGTCCCGCCGCTCGGCTGGGCGGCGGTGCTCGGCGGCACGACACTGCTGGCGTTGACCACCACGGTATGGCCCGTCCGACGGCTGCTCGGCGCACCTCCGATCGACAACATCGGTGTGAAGGAGTAG
- a CDS encoding VOC family protein — protein sequence MTNEVTVPLLPCASIDDIEAFYRVLGFRTTYKQRKPNACVGVQREDLQLQFFEIAGFDPEQSYGSCLVLTADIEGLHRAFAAGMRAAYGKVLVSGTPRMTRPRARKNADGLGGFSVIDPGGNWIRVFRNAAPAPMPATTPAGRLAKALANAVVQADSRGSVGQAVRILDSALARLRADDDPVEQVEVLVYRAELAMVLHDPTTATEMLARARSVTLTEDESERAAPAFDNAAELAEALR from the coding sequence ATGACCAACGAGGTGACCGTCCCCCTGCTGCCGTGCGCATCCATCGACGACATCGAAGCCTTCTACCGAGTTCTCGGTTTCCGCACCACGTACAAGCAGCGCAAGCCCAACGCGTGTGTGGGGGTGCAGCGGGAAGACCTGCAGCTGCAGTTCTTCGAGATCGCCGGGTTTGACCCCGAGCAGTCCTATGGCTCCTGTCTGGTACTCACCGCGGACATCGAGGGACTACACCGAGCATTCGCAGCCGGCATGCGCGCCGCGTACGGCAAGGTACTGGTGTCCGGAACGCCACGGATGACCCGGCCCAGGGCGCGGAAGAACGCCGACGGGTTGGGCGGGTTCAGCGTCATCGACCCGGGCGGCAACTGGATCCGCGTCTTCCGGAACGCCGCCCCCGCTCCCATGCCGGCCACCACGCCCGCCGGGCGGCTGGCCAAGGCCCTGGCGAATGCCGTCGTGCAGGCCGATTCCAGGGGAAGCGTCGGACAAGCCGTTCGGATCCTCGACAGCGCGTTGGCCCGCCTACGAGCCGACGACGACCCGGTCGAGCAGGTGGAGGTCCTGGTCTACCGCGCCGAACTCGCGATGGTGCTGCACGATCCAACAACCGCGACCGAGATGCTGGCCCGCGCCCGGTCCGTCACGCTCACGGAAGACGAGTCCGAAAGGGCGGCACCCGCGTTCGACAACGCCGCCGAACTCGCAGAGGCACTGCGGTGA
- the zwf gene encoding glucose-6-phosphate dehydrogenase: protein MDHASQLIQERSAPPATLVIFGASGDLTRRKLLPAVESLARHERLPDQFALVGVARTPMTDEQFAESALGERTLASKRQLQGGVRYVAGGYDDPQTYKRLVETLDELDAQRGTSGNRLFYLSTPAGAFEPVINGLAGVGLNQPREGSFSRLVIEKPYGRDLVTARELDGVVHNAFDEHQVFRIDHYLGKDTVQNVLALRFANSIFQPIWDRSWVDHVQITVAETLGVGSRGGFYEDAGAMRDIVQNHVLQVLALALMEPPASFEAEGLRNEKVKLLQAIRLPTDRDIAEAAVRGQYTRGGTREELMAGYREEAGVDPLSRTETYAAMRLNVDNWRWAGVPFYVRTGKRLPARLTEVALQFQRPPHLPIPTDQLTGLDADALILRIQPNEGISLRFGAKVPGHSFRVRTATMEFSYDQTFAEESPEAYERLLLDALIGDASLFIRSDEVQQCWRIVDPIIDNWAKDNSPIPTYEAASWGPTDADRLIGRHGRRWRNSA from the coding sequence ATGGACCACGCATCTCAGCTCATCCAGGAGCGGAGCGCCCCACCGGCCACGCTGGTGATCTTCGGTGCCTCCGGTGACCTGACCCGGCGTAAGCTGCTGCCCGCAGTCGAGAGCCTGGCTCGGCACGAGCGGCTCCCGGACCAGTTCGCGCTGGTCGGCGTCGCACGCACGCCGATGACCGACGAACAGTTCGCCGAGAGCGCCCTCGGCGAACGCACCCTCGCCAGCAAGCGCCAACTCCAGGGCGGGGTGCGGTACGTGGCCGGCGGCTACGACGACCCGCAGACCTACAAGCGGCTCGTGGAGACCCTCGACGAGCTGGACGCACAGCGGGGCACGTCCGGCAACCGGCTCTTCTACCTGTCCACCCCCGCCGGCGCGTTCGAGCCGGTGATCAACGGACTGGCCGGTGTCGGGCTCAACCAGCCACGCGAAGGTTCCTTCTCCCGCCTGGTCATCGAGAAGCCGTACGGGCGCGACCTGGTCACGGCCCGTGAGCTCGACGGCGTCGTGCACAACGCGTTCGACGAGCACCAGGTCTTCCGGATCGATCACTATCTGGGCAAGGACACCGTCCAGAACGTGCTGGCGCTGCGCTTCGCGAACTCGATCTTCCAGCCCATCTGGGATCGCTCCTGGGTCGACCACGTGCAGATCACCGTCGCCGAGACCCTCGGCGTCGGCAGCCGCGGCGGCTTCTACGAGGACGCCGGCGCGATGCGGGACATCGTGCAGAACCACGTGCTCCAGGTCCTCGCACTGGCCCTGATGGAGCCACCGGCCTCGTTCGAGGCTGAGGGCCTGCGCAACGAGAAGGTGAAGCTGCTGCAGGCGATCCGCCTGCCCACCGACCGGGACATCGCCGAGGCCGCGGTCCGGGGGCAGTACACCCGGGGCGGCACCCGCGAGGAGTTGATGGCCGGCTACCGCGAGGAGGCCGGCGTCGACCCCCTGTCGCGGACCGAGACGTACGCCGCGATGCGGCTCAACGTGGACAACTGGCGCTGGGCCGGGGTGCCGTTCTACGTGCGCACCGGCAAGCGCCTGCCGGCCCGGCTCACCGAGGTGGCACTGCAGTTCCAACGGCCGCCGCACCTGCCGATCCCGACCGACCAGCTCACCGGCCTCGACGCTGACGCGCTGATCCTGCGGATCCAGCCGAACGAGGGCATCTCGCTGCGCTTCGGCGCCAAAGTGCCGGGCCACTCCTTCCGGGTCCGCACCGCCACGATGGAGTTCTCCTACGACCAGACGTTCGCCGAGGAGTCCCCGGAGGCGTACGAGCGTCTGCTCCTGGACGCACTGATCGGCGACGCGTCGCTGTTCATCCGCAGCGACGAGGTGCAGCAGTGCTGGCGGATCGTCGACCCGATCATCGACAACTGGGCGAAGGACAATTCGCCGATCCCCACCTACGAGGCCGCCTCCTGGGGCCCCACCGACGCCGACCGGCTCATCGGCCGGCACGGCCGCAGGTGGCGCAACTCCGCGTGA
- a CDS encoding response regulator transcription factor has translation MRIVIAEDDPLLREGLALLLRAEDLDVVATAGTPGEFLIAVDDHAPDVAIVDVRMPPTHTDEGIVAAVEARQRRPGLAVLVLSAYVEQAFATELFSVGAVGLGYLLKERVGRVEEFLAALHRVANGGSVIDPEVVAQLLARNRRTDTALSELSPREREVLALMAEGLGNSAIAGRLFVSDGAVHKHIRSIFSKLQLPPDDQADRRVTAVLRYLNGDRR, from the coding sequence GTGCGGATCGTGATCGCCGAGGACGACCCGCTGCTGCGTGAGGGGCTGGCTCTGCTGCTGCGGGCGGAGGATCTGGACGTGGTCGCCACGGCCGGTACTCCGGGTGAGTTCCTGATCGCCGTCGACGACCATGCGCCGGACGTCGCGATCGTCGACGTACGGATGCCGCCGACCCACACCGACGAGGGCATCGTGGCCGCGGTGGAGGCCCGACAGCGCCGCCCCGGCCTTGCGGTGCTGGTCCTGTCGGCGTACGTGGAGCAGGCGTTCGCCACCGAATTGTTCTCGGTCGGCGCCGTCGGGCTCGGTTATCTGTTGAAGGAGCGGGTGGGTCGGGTCGAGGAGTTCCTCGCCGCGCTGCACCGCGTCGCGAACGGCGGCAGCGTGATCGACCCGGAGGTGGTGGCGCAGTTGCTCGCCCGCAACCGCCGGACGGACACGGCGCTGAGCGAGCTGTCGCCGCGTGAGCGTGAGGTGCTGGCGTTGATGGCCGAAGGGCTTGGCAACAGCGCGATCGCCGGGCGGCTGTTCGTCAGCGACGGCGCGGTACACAAGCACATCCGCAGCATCTTCTCGAAGCTTCAGCTTCCACCGGACGACCAAGCCGATCGCCGGGTCACCGCGGTGCTGCGCTACCTGAACGGTGATCGGCGGTAG